A region of Toxorhynchites rutilus septentrionalis strain SRP chromosome 1, ASM2978413v1, whole genome shotgun sequence DNA encodes the following proteins:
- the LOC129761314 gene encoding uncharacterized protein LOC129761314: MAPITRNTSLKALQTRLKALLGMFDDIYRFVDSMGEDTPATAATVRLEKMDELWDQINDATMEIEMQDDFDDDNEIYSRKRSEFGDRYYRAKSLLLEKVKEPEEKLNLSNTNQQPTHEDVRLPQIKLQAFDGNIDEWLSFRDLYLSLIHCKTDLPEVEKFHYLKGCLIGEPRSLIDSLAITKANYQIAWDAVMKRFNDSKMFKRRQVQALFDLPNVARESVVKVVDNGTVELATLSLPVPPLER, encoded by the coding sequence ATGGCACCAATCACGCGGAATACTTCACTTAAGGCGCTTCAAACGAGGTTGAAGGCTCTCCTGGGAATGTTCGACGATATTTACCGTTTTGTCGACTCGATGGGTGAAGACACTCCAGCGACTGCAGCTACAGTTCGTCTAGAGAAAATGGACGAATTATGGGATCAGATCAACGACGCAACCATGGAGATCGAGATGCAAGACGATTTCGATGACGATAACGAAATCTACTCCAGGAAACGATCGGAATTTGGCGATCGTTATTACAGGGCGAAATCTTTGCTTCTTGAGAAGGTCAAGGAGCCGGAGGAGAAGTTGAACCTTTCAAATACCAACCAACAACCAACTCATGAGGACGTTAGACTCCCACAAATCAAGTTGCAGGCCTTTGATGGCAACATTGATGAGTGGTTGAGCTTTAGGGATCTGTATTTGTCATTGATTCATTGCAAAACAGACTTACCAGAGGTAGAAAAATTCCACTATTTAAAGGGGTGTTTAATAGGTGAACCTAGGTCGTTGATAGATTCACTTGCTATCACCAAGGCGAACTATCAGATAGCGTGGGATGCGGTGATGAAGCGGTTTAATGATAGCAAGATGTTCAAGCGTAGACAGGTGCAGGCCCTTTTCGATTTGCCTAACGTTGCAAGGGAATcggtagtaaagg
- the LOC129761315 gene encoding uncharacterized protein LOC129761315 — MYRQILVARVLWRESPSDPLRVLQLNTVTYGTASAPFRASRCLMKLAEDEAAETPSAARVLQEDFYMDDALSGADTIDDAVDIQQQLQKLRSKEECREKQMSIPEYGANEAIKLLGLLWDPRNDIFFITNPFRQQATNDNVTKRSIFSEISKLFDPIGIIAPVIVTAKLLVQQLWKAKLEWDESVNIECLHQWKELKTELPLLTHINVPRCVTFDNVVSFSLHGFADASSVAYGAYIYLRNEFADGSAKLRLLSSKSKVAPLHELSIPRKELCAALLLTRLLQRVIPALQMEMREIVLWSGSTIVLAWMRKPLDQLQQFVRNRIAEIRKFTAECQWNYIRSQSNPADIVTRGQLPEALSQNYLWWNGPKFLEGPDYPVDEIAHVPDQLLPELTVVVATSTLNIEPLSFLHKHNNFRKLQRIMSYIIRFVDNCRQKNPLDRRKSNHHTVIELRRSTDAIFKILQHIHLSDEIQRVLSNQPCKRIGNLRPVYNEGLLRVGGRLDHSTLPFASKHQIILPDKDPITKAFIRTMHDELPCRPNRTYQCHSAAILANPQLYSLLPNKSDRYYTAYGEPAKITCSSVPTICSNWCRICRSILDKGRSTTSEIN; from the exons ATGTATCGTCAGATACTAGTTGCTCGCGTACTTTGGAGAGAAAGTCCATCCGATCCACTACGAGTGCTGCAACTCAACACTGTGACGTACGGTACAGCATCCGCACCGTTTCGAGCCAGCCGTTGCCTGATGAAGCTCGCCGAAGACGAAGCCGCCGAAACACCTTCTGCAGCTCGCGTTCTGCAAGAAGACTTTTATATGGATGACGCACTGTCTGGTGCAGACACAATCGACGACGCCGTTGATATTCAGCAACAGTTGCAGAAGTTGCGAAGCAAAG AAGAATGTCGCGAGAAACAAATGTCGATTCCGGAATATGGAGCAAACGAAGCGATTAAGTTGCTTGGATTACTGTGGGATCCACGAAATGACATATTCTTCATCACGAATCCCTTCCGCCAACAAGCGACGAACGACAATGTTACCAAGAGGAGCATCTTCTCAGAAATATCGAAATTGTTCGATCCCATAGGAATAATAGCTCCAGTCATCGTGACAGCGAAGCTCTTAGTACAGCAGTTGTGGAAAGCGAAACTTGAATGGGATGAGTCAGTGAATATCGAGTGCTTACATCAATGGAAGGAACTTAAAACGGAATTGCCACTGCTAACCCATATCAACGTACCCAGGTGTGTAACATTCGACAATGTGGTGTCATTTTCGCTCCATGGTTTTGCAGATGCATCTTCAGTTGCCTATGGTGCTTATATTTACCTGCGCAATGAATTTGCCGATGGTTCCGCTAAACTACGTCTGTTAAGCAGCAAATCGAAAGTAGCACCGCTTCACGAGCTTTCGATTCCACGAAAAGAGTTGTGTGCTGCTCTTCTGCTCACACGATTATTACAACGAGTGATTCCTGCCTTGCAGATGGAAATGCGAGAAATTGTGCTATGGTCAGGTAGTACGATTGTTTTAGCCTGGATGAGAAAACCGCTTGATCAACTTCAACAGTTTGTCCGTAATCGCATCGCAGAAATTCGTAAATTCACCGCAGAATGTCAGTGGAACTATATACGATCCCAATCGAACCCAGCAGATATAGTTACACGAGGACAATTACCCGAAGCATTGAGCCAGAACTACCTTTGGTGGAACGGACCGAAGTTCCTCGAAGGTCCGGATTATCCCGTCGACGAAATAGCGCATGTTCCAGATCAGCTCCTGCCCGAGTTAACAGTTGTGGTAGCAACATCAACGCTAAATATAGAACCTTTATCCTTCCTACACAAACACAATAATTTTCGCAAACTTCAACGAATTATGTCGTATATTATTCGATTTGTTGATAACTGCCGACAGAAAAATCCGCTAGATCGCAGAAAATCAAATCATCACACTGTCATCGAGCTACGACGATCAACCGATGCGATATTTAAGATTTTGCAGCACATACATCTCAGTGATGAGATTCAACGAGTTCTATCCAATCAACCGTGTAAACGAATAGGAAATTTGAGACCAGTATACAATGAGGGCTTGCTTCGAGTTGGAGGCAGATTGGATCATTCAACATTGCCTTTTGCTTCCAAACACCAGATTATTTTACCCGATAAGGATCCGATAACTAAAGCTTTCATAAGAACGATGCACGACGAATTACCATGTCGGCCAAACAGGACTTATCAATGCCATTCAGCAGCGATATTGGCTAACCCGCAGTTGTATTCGTTGCTTCCGAACAAATCCGACCGATACTACACAGCTTATGGGGAGCCTGCCAAGATCACGTGTAGTTCCGTCCCCACCATTTGCAGTAACTGGTGTCGAATATGCCGGTCCATTTTGGATAAAGGAAGGAGCACGACATCCGAGATTAATTAA
- the LOC129774032 gene encoding probable methylthioribulose-1-phosphate dehydratase isoform X1, with translation MASARSSIYQDLSEVYDNVINKEHPRKLIPELCKQFYNLGWVTGTGGGISIKLDDEIYIAPSGVQKERIQPDDLFIQNIDGDDIQEPPEYKKLTKSQCTPLFMLAYRDRNAGAVIHTHSPAAVVATLLWPGREFRCTHLEMIKGIYDYELERNLQFDEELVVPIIENTPFEKDLEDRMANAMKEYPGTSAILVRRHGVYVWGQNWQKAKTMTECYDYLFSLAVEMKKIGLEPNEVPKYYRKNRLSDN, from the exons ATGGCATCGGCGAGGTCATCGATTTACCAGGATTTGTCTGAG GTATATGATAACGTTATAAATaag GAACATCCCAGGAAGCTTATACCGGAGCTTTGTAAACAATTCTACAACCTTGGATGGGTAACTGGAACTGGTGGAGGAATCAGTATAAAGCTTGA TGACGAAATTTATATCGCTCCATCCGGGGTTCAGAAGGAGAGAATTCAGCCAGATGATTTATTCATTCAGAACATCGATGGCGATGACATACAAGAGCCTCCAGAGTATAAAAA GTTGACAAAAAGCCAGTGCACGCCGTTATTCATGTTAGCTTATCGTGACAGAAACGCTGGAGCTGTTATACACACTCATAGCCCGGCTGCAGTTGTTGCAACGCTTCT ATGGCCTGGAAGAGAGTTTAGATGTACTCATTTGGAGATGATAAAG GGTATCTATGATTACGAGCTAGAACGAAATTTGCAATTCGACGAGGAGCTTGTGGTTCCAATAATTGAAAATACACCGTTCGAGAAAGATTTGGAAGATCGCATGGCGAATGCTATGAAGGAGTACCCAGGAACATCAGCCATTCTAGTCAGACGACATGGAGTTTATGTATGGGGTCAAAACTGGCAGAAAGCTAAGACAAT gACCGAATGTTATGACTATTTGTTCTCACTGGCggtggaaatgaaaaaaattgggcTCGAACCGAACGAGGTGCCGAAATACTACAGAAAAAATAGATTGAGCGATAACTAA
- the LOC129774032 gene encoding probable methylthioribulose-1-phosphate dehydratase isoform X2, whose protein sequence is MLFVQCREPGRQTMQGAQEHPRKLIPELCKQFYNLGWVTGTGGGISIKLDDEIYIAPSGVQKERIQPDDLFIQNIDGDDIQEPPEYKKLTKSQCTPLFMLAYRDRNAGAVIHTHSPAAVVATLLWPGREFRCTHLEMIKGIYDYELERNLQFDEELVVPIIENTPFEKDLEDRMANAMKEYPGTSAILVRRHGVYVWGQNWQKAKTMTECYDYLFSLAVEMKKIGLEPNEVPKYYRKNRLSDN, encoded by the exons GAACATCCCAGGAAGCTTATACCGGAGCTTTGTAAACAATTCTACAACCTTGGATGGGTAACTGGAACTGGTGGAGGAATCAGTATAAAGCTTGA TGACGAAATTTATATCGCTCCATCCGGGGTTCAGAAGGAGAGAATTCAGCCAGATGATTTATTCATTCAGAACATCGATGGCGATGACATACAAGAGCCTCCAGAGTATAAAAA GTTGACAAAAAGCCAGTGCACGCCGTTATTCATGTTAGCTTATCGTGACAGAAACGCTGGAGCTGTTATACACACTCATAGCCCGGCTGCAGTTGTTGCAACGCTTCT ATGGCCTGGAAGAGAGTTTAGATGTACTCATTTGGAGATGATAAAG GGTATCTATGATTACGAGCTAGAACGAAATTTGCAATTCGACGAGGAGCTTGTGGTTCCAATAATTGAAAATACACCGTTCGAGAAAGATTTGGAAGATCGCATGGCGAATGCTATGAAGGAGTACCCAGGAACATCAGCCATTCTAGTCAGACGACATGGAGTTTATGTATGGGGTCAAAACTGGCAGAAAGCTAAGACAAT gACCGAATGTTATGACTATTTGTTCTCACTGGCggtggaaatgaaaaaaattgggcTCGAACCGAACGAGGTGCCGAAATACTACAGAAAAAATAGATTGAGCGATAACTAA
- the LOC129774032 gene encoding probable methylthioribulose-1-phosphate dehydratase isoform X4, whose product MEHPRKLIPELCKQFYNLGWVTGTGGGISIKLDDEIYIAPSGVQKERIQPDDLFIQNIDGDDIQEPPEYKKLTKSQCTPLFMLAYRDRNAGAVIHTHSPAAVVATLLWPGREFRCTHLEMIKGIYDYELERNLQFDEELVVPIIENTPFEKDLEDRMANAMKEYPGTSAILVRRHGVYVWGQNWQKAKTMTECYDYLFSLAVEMKKIGLEPNEVPKYYRKNRLSDN is encoded by the exons ATG GAACATCCCAGGAAGCTTATACCGGAGCTTTGTAAACAATTCTACAACCTTGGATGGGTAACTGGAACTGGTGGAGGAATCAGTATAAAGCTTGA TGACGAAATTTATATCGCTCCATCCGGGGTTCAGAAGGAGAGAATTCAGCCAGATGATTTATTCATTCAGAACATCGATGGCGATGACATACAAGAGCCTCCAGAGTATAAAAA GTTGACAAAAAGCCAGTGCACGCCGTTATTCATGTTAGCTTATCGTGACAGAAACGCTGGAGCTGTTATACACACTCATAGCCCGGCTGCAGTTGTTGCAACGCTTCT ATGGCCTGGAAGAGAGTTTAGATGTACTCATTTGGAGATGATAAAG GGTATCTATGATTACGAGCTAGAACGAAATTTGCAATTCGACGAGGAGCTTGTGGTTCCAATAATTGAAAATACACCGTTCGAGAAAGATTTGGAAGATCGCATGGCGAATGCTATGAAGGAGTACCCAGGAACATCAGCCATTCTAGTCAGACGACATGGAGTTTATGTATGGGGTCAAAACTGGCAGAAAGCTAAGACAAT gACCGAATGTTATGACTATTTGTTCTCACTGGCggtggaaatgaaaaaaattgggcTCGAACCGAACGAGGTGCCGAAATACTACAGAAAAAATAGATTGAGCGATAACTAA
- the LOC129774032 gene encoding probable methylthioribulose-1-phosphate dehydratase isoform X3, whose protein sequence is MASARSSIYQDLSEEHPRKLIPELCKQFYNLGWVTGTGGGISIKLDDEIYIAPSGVQKERIQPDDLFIQNIDGDDIQEPPEYKKLTKSQCTPLFMLAYRDRNAGAVIHTHSPAAVVATLLWPGREFRCTHLEMIKGIYDYELERNLQFDEELVVPIIENTPFEKDLEDRMANAMKEYPGTSAILVRRHGVYVWGQNWQKAKTMTECYDYLFSLAVEMKKIGLEPNEVPKYYRKNRLSDN, encoded by the exons ATGGCATCGGCGAGGTCATCGATTTACCAGGATTTGTCTGAG GAACATCCCAGGAAGCTTATACCGGAGCTTTGTAAACAATTCTACAACCTTGGATGGGTAACTGGAACTGGTGGAGGAATCAGTATAAAGCTTGA TGACGAAATTTATATCGCTCCATCCGGGGTTCAGAAGGAGAGAATTCAGCCAGATGATTTATTCATTCAGAACATCGATGGCGATGACATACAAGAGCCTCCAGAGTATAAAAA GTTGACAAAAAGCCAGTGCACGCCGTTATTCATGTTAGCTTATCGTGACAGAAACGCTGGAGCTGTTATACACACTCATAGCCCGGCTGCAGTTGTTGCAACGCTTCT ATGGCCTGGAAGAGAGTTTAGATGTACTCATTTGGAGATGATAAAG GGTATCTATGATTACGAGCTAGAACGAAATTTGCAATTCGACGAGGAGCTTGTGGTTCCAATAATTGAAAATACACCGTTCGAGAAAGATTTGGAAGATCGCATGGCGAATGCTATGAAGGAGTACCCAGGAACATCAGCCATTCTAGTCAGACGACATGGAGTTTATGTATGGGGTCAAAACTGGCAGAAAGCTAAGACAAT gACCGAATGTTATGACTATTTGTTCTCACTGGCggtggaaatgaaaaaaattgggcTCGAACCGAACGAGGTGCCGAAATACTACAGAAAAAATAGATTGAGCGATAACTAA